The genomic stretch CAGTGGCCAAGGCATCAAGGCTGGATGCATCCATTTCAGCCACATTCAGCTTCAGACCGTAGCTGCCCTTTCGCCTCCTCATTTCTGCAGTAACAGGTAACTAGTTGATACTATGTTCCATTGTTAtgttgtactccctctgttccaaatcgtaggtcgttttgactttttagattcatagatattattattcaccaagacatacactatatctagatgcataataatatctatgaacctaaaaaagctaaaatgacctacaatttggaacggagggagtaactagCAAAAGATGCAGCATGAGCTCTATGCATAGTACTGATCAATTTGACTTATCTCGTGCCTCACTGCCTCATTACTCAACCAGTCAACTGTTATATGGTAAAAGTTATGTATAGTGCACAAAGTTCCCATTTTTAACAAGGTCAAGTAAGCTAACCCAATGTCCTTACATGGCATGTCCTCGGCATCTTAAAAATTCTCTATCAAAGGTTAGGAAGTATAAGTAGATTGTACCTTCATACTGCTGCAGAACACTTTGCAACTCTTTTGGGGTCAATTCTTCAGGGGCAGAGCAGGAGCAGCTGAAACAGTTGAATTTGAAGTATTatagaaaatgagaataaagATTCTGGCAAGGGACAGTATCACAGAAAGATGGGCCTGATGCAAAGAAGTTTTTTAGATAGAATTACTGAGAGAGATACAAGAGAGAAAAAGGTCATCTTTTAAAGTATATTGATAAATCTAGAAAATCCAGGATTAAGTGTAACCGAAATTCATGATCTACCAAGACTATGGATAAGCCTCCATAACAAAATGACAGAACAGATGAAAACCATATACAATGCATTGTTTCACACCAATGTGATCATCATACCAAGGTTTCAGAACTTCAAGATTAACTAAAATATTGATTTGACCACACAGCACCCAACATATCAGCAGAGAACAATATAGCATTACCTTTTAGGGTCCCATGAGTTGTCAGTGCACGTCCATTTGGAAGCAACAATAACAGTAAGAGGCAACCGGCGCCATTTTGAGCAATCGTCACACTGAATCCATTGATCTTGTTCCCTAcaaatacaaaatgaaaaaaaaatgacaaaacTGGCACACTGATGCGAATAATATGTACATGACATTTCAAGATGGTATGATTCCACAATTAATGCAATAGCTGGTCGAATATCATCActttttcaattatttttcttttcatttccacCTCTCAAAGTATTCTGGCATGTCGTTTTTGGTGGAAGGTATAAAATCCTGTCCCAGTATCTTCTATAACTAGTAAAGACATCACCCTGGAACTAGATGCATCTCACTCAATGAGATTATGAGGCAAAAGATCTTAGCACATAAGTAATTTCAGGTTTTTTATGTTGGGAAAGGTCTCTAAAATGTTTTGTGAAAAATATACAAGTCATCCATTGTGTATACTATTCAGAATCactcaaaagaaaacaaaaattaaTGATACTTTATCTTTTGTCCAATAATTTACTTACCCTGTTGCACGGATGGTGAAAATTGATCTCTTTGCGAAGACAGGGGGTTCCTGCATATATGGAGTACAGTAAGATTAGGTTGAAGATCATCCAAGTATTTTGCCATGAACAATGATCTGCTTTTTGTGCCTGCCAGAGAGGATGCTGCATAATCCAGAACATGAACAATAAAATGAACAGTAAACTTACATCATACTCTTCAAATTCATAGTCCTCAATCATCACAATAGTTGGTTTTGCAGAGGGAGCAGGACGCAACCACTCCTGGGCCTCCTCCCAGGTAAGCTTTAGCTCCATGGCATCTTCAGCATCCATTAAGAACCTCCTGCTTTTGGAACCAATATTGCGACTTCGTTTTTGTAGAAACTGCAGAGACCCCTCATCTGGCCTGCTGCCGAATTTATCTGCCTTAAGCCAACTAACATCCCCATCAGCTGAGTTCATATGATGATCATATAGAGAGCTTGGATGGAGATCTGCAGCCCCCTTTATTGTCTGAAGGAATCCGGGATAACCACTTACTACTCCTAAGTTCTCATTTGCAGTAGAAAAGAGTGTCTCACTGAGAAGGGAACCATTCGCAATAGCTGAGATCTGCGAGTCCTGTGTGAAAGTAATATACAAACATCAAAGTGAAACATGAGAAAGCAGATGAAAAATAAACACCCACAACAACAATAGATTAACTGAGAAATTAATAGGAAAATCTAACTTACTGGCAGACTGACAGTATTTGTGGCCTTCCGGAAGCCCATAACAAGTTTCCCTCCAGGTTCTATCCGACTAAAGGTCACTGCAAAAAACAACCATTAGTAATTACAGAAACCTTTCcagtaaaaaaaattcagagaaCATGGAATACATGTCATAATTCTATAACATAATTGACTATAGCATGGAAAGCTTGTAAGAAATAATAAGATTCACATGACATGCGTAGTCTAAAAAAATGGACTTCATTCAAGAAAATAGTGAAGTGCGTACTGCAAACAGTGACGATTCTTATGAACGTGTCCAAAGAAATGAGTTGCTAATCACCTGTATCACCAGCTTGTAATTGCAAGGACTGTATGCATGGTGTGACACCCTCCAAGACGTACATTCGGCTGTTATTATTTGGCCAAAACCTAAACTGAAAATGCCATTCTTTTCCTCTTGCATCTTGAATTGTCAAGGGGCGACCTTCCGGTTGAGAAATCGGGGGGAAATATGCCTACACAAAGCACCTTGTTAACTTAGGATGACACAGAAACAATGGGAAAAGGAAGATGGTCTAGCCTGAAGCAGCTTCCTGCACTAGCAGTAATTTTGTGAACAGACGCAGTAGATCATAACAATGAAAAGATTTGATTTAGTTATTTGCATAAGACTACAAGAGTATCCGTGGACACATACTATAGGAACTCAAGTAACATCAAGGCAATACTACATAGATACGATAGTGCTAGGCATTACATGGATCAGTCTCTCCATGTTATCTATATTCAATGTACAGGATTAAGGTCCTTTTCCTATATGGAATATAGACATGAGGAAAGTCATGTTTTCGGTTTTCCTTTCCAATTAACTTTTGGAACATAAATCAGCAATGTAAAACCATACTTGCATTATAAAAGGAAGCCAAAGGGATGTTAAACTTACCTCAGCACAGGCTTTTGGAAGAACAAGGCGCCCTATGCGGCCTGCATCACTAGCGCTTAGGACCTTCTCAAACAATGGAACAATTGTGGAATTCGAACTTCACGCAAAATATAGTCAAGGAAGGCAAAAGAAAACTACCATCCATGACAAAATAGACTATTATGCAGCATATTATAAAGGTTTACCAGCCTAATGAACtattttggggtatttataagTAACTAAATGTCAATAGTCAATGTCACCAGGAAGTTCATAAATTCATCAAGGATACTCTCCAGATATTTGTTGCAGCTCTTGGTCTGTTATTCTTGGCCAATACCGAGGAAGTAATTGATTGCGGCCCCTTCCCTCGGCAGGTGGCCTAGCAACACGAAGATGTGGAAAAATATCTTTCGTTGGATCAAAAACAGCACCTTCACCAACCCTTGGTGGTCTGGTCAGGAAATGCCGAGCCCTTTGTGCATGCTGAAAGGGAGATAATGTAGTGGTAATTTCTCTTCCTTCAGCAATGGATGTCGTGGGTGATAGTATAGGTCTTTCCACTGTTGAAGTAGCCTCCATCTTGTTTCCATTATTAGCAATACCCAAGCTCATGCTAAGACATGCCTCTGAAATTGACTCACTTGTTGTGCTATCTGTAGTTGGATCCTTATTGTCATCTCTTCGAGTATATTGAGGTGACTCTAATGCACTCTGAGACCTAGTTAAGAAAGGCCTTCCCATGTCCCCAATACTAAGGGTTGGTTGTTCCCATTTAATCTGCCTTGAACCATTCTCCATCTCTTTTTGCCTCAAGATGCTACTGCTTTGGCCAGCCTCTATGCCTTTCACCATGAATGGGTGATTGCTCTTATTTACAACAGCAATTTCATCATTTCTGGAATCCAGCATAAGGGAGGGTGATTGTTCAAATTTTCTTCCTAACAATAACTCATCGCTTTTACCAAAGATGCGCTGATTATTTTGACATGGAAAAAGCTTTGGGACCACTTGACCAGAAGCCTGTAAAAAACACAATCAGATGATTTGGAAGAGGAAGGTGGATAATGCGACAAAAGGATACTTACAGACTGTGCTGCTAAATTTCTCATGCAAATGACACATTGAACTCCTCCACTATCAAGTAGATCGTAAGAGTTTTTGGAAGCAACACATCCACAATGGAGACGCTGAAATAGTAAAATTTCATCAGAATACTGTTGCAATGCAACTCAGCGCAAGAACTTGCATACTATTTGCGACTTGTGTCACCTCCTCACCTTCCCACAAAATGAGCAGTCTCTCCATCCTGATTCCTTTTGGTGAAATATATCACAAAATACAAACTGCTCATATGCCAACCTATGTCCACCAGAAACcacacaaaagaaatcagaAACTGACCAATCTACGGAATTAAACAGTAAAGCTTTGCTGAGTAAAAGGGCCAATCAAGCAAAAACGGTAGTTCCATAATCAAATATGACGGCCTCATGCACAAAACCAATTCATAACTAAGGGCAAAAGTATTGCTACCACAAGAGCAGTTTTGATCCAATCACATAGCACAAAAGAGGCTCGGCAAATAGTCGCTTCTACAAACAGAACTACAGAAGTATAGGTCATCCCTGACATCAATCCAATCAGAACTGGTTGGGGGCAATTCCACAGTGACCGATGCCCATGTCACTATGTCAGTGTACTTCTAGTTTTCAGTGACGAACAGCTGAGCTCTGGGCAACTGAACACTGACGAAATTCCCAGCTGAGCTTGTCCGCTCGAGCGTGAGCTCTCCGCTCTCGTGAATCAACAAATCCTACGAAACCGAAATTGCTTTGTCTGAATTTTACCACCCACCCAAGCAGCAGTGGATGCAGAGAGTCAACGCAACTTTGCAAGTTTCCACAGGCTCCACCTCGGCACGGTTTCCGCATAAATCAGGTTATTCGCTGGGTTTTGTTAGGGAATCCACTAGGAGGACGAATCCACAAATCGCCGCACTTTCAATAGGTTGTAAAATCATCATCactttttagaaaaagaaaaaaatatagaaaGGGGTATAAAGTCGCAAAGCATCGAAAAAACGCGAAGAGGGGAAGACGGCATGAACCGATTCATGCCGCCCCCATTCAGAAGTCGGGAAGCCGACGGCGGATAGGTAGGACAAGCAGAGCGGACAGGGGAAGATGAGGAGGCCGTACCCACACTTGTCGCAGAGCAGGGCGAAGCCGCCGGATCGCAGCGGCCAGCCCTTCCTCCAGTCCCCTCCGCctgccgtcgccggcgcgccgcaggCCGGGTTCATGCACCTCTTGGCGACCACTgcggcgccggcagccgccatagccatggccggccggcgagcgctGCCCTGCCCCAGTCAGTCCTCCGATCAGACCTCACCACCTGAGCGCATCATCACCCCCTttgagagagaagggggagggagggaggcgcgccGGGAGACAGAGACAGAGAGCCGAGAGGAGAGGCGGTTGGGGATGCGTAGCTTTCCGATGGATGTGGAGGGGGCAACGAACGCACGAACACCGGCAGGCGAGTGCTGGCGATTGGTGCATGCGGGTGCGGGGAAGACAAGGAATGGAATTCGAGGAGGGGGGATGGGGGGACGAAGCCAAGCCCCGTGGTGCCGTGGTGTTACTAACAGTAACAGCAACCCATCCTCCTCCTGAGACCTCAGCTGCGTCTGCCTagtagttgttgttgttgttaacGACCACTCCGTAATAAAGAATCAGAGTAGTGCTCCCTCACAACTCACTCGCAGGAGAGTTGCAGGTGGGGGAATTTTTTTGCTATTTCTTGTGTAAAAAAATTGGTAGGAAAGCAAAGCGTGGGGCCCTTTCTTTTGGGACGGGACTGCAGCAACAACTGCGAGCGCAAAGCATGCACGCACGACATGCTCTGCTCCTTTTTGTATTTCTTGCTGCGCTGGCTGCTGCCGGGAGATCGATGAGGTAGTAGGAGCTGCGCTGGCTGTTGCTCCCACCCCTACACGACCGAGACCACGACTTTGGCTGCCTGCCTGGACACTGGACCTGGGCTGCAGCTGCTCGTGCCGCAGGCGTGCTACTTTGCTGTCTGCCGCGCCTGTACCATCGTCATGGTCTCATTGATTCAAAAAGGTACCAAGTACTAGGTGGCCTAAAGAATTTTCTTTCTTCGTCTAGTTGAAAAACTAGAAAGAAATTTTTGTTTTCGCTGGCAAAATACTAGTACAACTATTCGCACGTGTAGTTGATTCCACATGCGGAGGAACAGAACAGAGTTTTTTCGCAGCCAGCTGGATACATTGTCCGGGAAGAATACATGAAACTGCGCTGCCTCTGTGGCGCATGCATGTCAATGCACAATCCCTGGCCTGGCCCTGCACCGCACGCAGAGTCGCAGGCGCAGACACAGGATGGGAGTAGTAATAAATGAGGGGGGAATGCCAGCCGAATGTGGGCACCTGCCAGCGCGCGGCAGGCCTTGAatgcccgcgccggcgccatcCCAGCCGTCCGATCCGCCGGGCTCGGCTCCCACGTATGTAATGTAACGTCGCCTTCAGCCGTCAGGTGGGATCGGAGTGGGGAACCCGAGCCCGGACAAGGTCTTGTTGAGTTCCACACTTTTTCCTAACTTTGTCActgtaaaaaagaaaatttttcatcacatcaaatttacgatacatgcatggagtaataaatgtagacgaaatcaaaatctaattgcacagttttgttgtactttacgagacgaatcttttgagcctaattagtcaatgtttggacaataattcacaaatacaaacgaaatgttaCAGTTAcacatttatagcaaaatgcaaattttgccactcccaaattgagAAGTAAACCAGGCCCAAGTCCAGGGCTCAAGCAGCTGGAGCACACCTCGTAACCAGCGAAACGAGCAAAGGAGCACGCGTACAGTTCGTCGCCGGCGGTTGTGGCTTTGGGTCCGTTTGGCAgcgcggagggaggtcgggctaGAGCTAGCTGGTGCAGCCAGCTGTGTTTGCTAGCCTAGTCAGCTTCTTGGACCAGGCATGCCCGGTGAAAAACGGTCCATCAGCCTGCATAGCATGGAACGCTAAAATCTATCGCTCCACGCGATGCAGGTGGTTGCGGTGACCCCCGGTTCAATTTTGTTCACGCAACGCTGCAGAACTCGAAGGTCGTTGACCGGAGGCGCGACGAGGCGTGCGATTTGCGTTGTGCTGCTGTTGTCGATGGCGTGCAGCAGCGGATCCGGTTGGAGATCCTGCACATGGGTGTGATGAGGACGGCCTTCCCACTCCTCGGGCCGATTGTGGAGGgcagcgcagcggcggcgcacgggtgcCGCGGACACCCCGCCCCCACTATGCGCTAGGGgcccgtcggcgccgccgcgcctgaGGCCCCCGTCTCCGACTCTCCGTTGCCAGCCAGAATCCTCCTGCCTCCACCGTCGATGCACGTGGTTCGTCTCCGCCCCTAAGGTCCCATCTCCAAGCGGGGGCTTGCATCCACCGTGGTTCTGCACTTCTGCTTACCATCCTCATCGGCACAGAGTGGAGGAGGCGAAGAAATCAGGGCTGCTTGGCTGCTGCCTGGCTTGGCCTGGAGATCACATATAAATTCATGTTTGGGGATCGATTAGTAGTGACTTGTTTGGATTGATTGAACGAAGCAAGAGCATTTTGCTCATGCTCTTTATGGAAGCAACTTGGAtgcaaggaagaagatggaatggTGGTAAAGCTACCACATTTTCAATGTAAGGTCTGCTTATCATGTTGTCCACCTTAATAAATATCATTCTAGCTCAGCTAGTATCACGAAGTACAGATTTACCAATCAACATCTCAGCATCATATCAGCGTGGCCCGTGTGACTCGAGCCTAGCTAAGGGGCTCGACTGAGGCTGTACAGGCTGCGGCTCCGCCGGCGGAAGCTTGGACCCGTGAGGCCTGGCCAGGCCAGGCCACCACGCCCGGGTGACGTCGCGGGGtgggtgtggtgtggtgtggctCGCCAGCTACGgcgcgctcgtcggcggcgacgtggaCACCGCAACCGGCGGGGCCTCCTTTTCCTTGGTCCTTGCCCCCTTTCACGTCGCGGCTGGCTTACGTCGTGGAAGTCTCGGCGTGAAGCCGCTGCGCCCAACGACAAGGCTGCCGTCACGCCACGCTCGCCATCCGCCGCTCCCGCGGACCGCCGGGCCCCGCCGGAGCTAGCGGTGCGCCGTGGAGCCCGCGGGTCGCTGTCGGGTCTTGCCGTATCGGTAGGGCCCCCAGGTAGGAGTGGGATCGTAGGAGCGTTGTCTTCCGCGTGTCCACGACGAAGGGGTTACGTGCACCCGGCGTGGGTCTCCGTCGCCGACAGTGACGGCTCGGGGCGCTCGGGTCTCCCCGGCTCGAGCGAGGGGACGGGGACGAATCATGAGGGCGTTGAACAGGAGGAGCACGTTACTAGTCAGCCTAGCCTTGGTAGCTCCCTAGCATGGGCATTGCGCGTGTGGGAGGGGCGTGTAGGAGAAACAGGAGATGAAGCACGACGGAGCCCGGTGACTGGGCGCCGTGGCCGTTGTAGGgcccccgcgcgcggcggctcGTCGCGCTTTGCTTCGGAGGTCGGAGCTCGGAGGACGGCATGCAGGACGCCCTCAGTTGCTTGGGTTAAAAatggtggccggcggcagctCGGTCGGAGACGCCGGCACGCCCGCTTGGGTCGGAAGCCAAGAAAACATGGGCGTGTCGACTTTCCCCGCCCTTGTCACCGCACGGGTTCGCTTTTTGTTTCTGACTTTTATAACGGAGGAGGCGGCTCTAGCGTACTGTCCTGCCGGGGTAGGGAACAGGGGAACTAACGGAGGGAAGGAAAGGGACCCCGCCAGAGCGCTAACGACCGCAGACAATTCCCACCACTTGTTCGCACATTAACGGGCAAAGACTAGTCGTCATTACAGTAACAGTGTCAAGTAGCAGTAGCAgaaagtttttttatttttaacccttttttttctttatttttaaaaataacctcagcgggggtttatttgcgcggctaacccttttggccgcgccagaccgcctggcgcggcaggaacatgctgccgcgccacatgcactggcgcggcagccccctgccacgctggcgcggcgacccgcggcgccaggcgggcgctgacgtgggccgcgcttttgccgcgccagcccgcctggcgcggcagggcctcACTTAGgcccgcgcgccggctcccttcctcctccctccctcctttcttcctcctccagaaacaccacacagcagcacgttgcagcgccggcccccgccaccccacccccagatccaccaaaaatccggcgattttggtgggggaaagtagttggaatcgatccctgcttcgtgtggaaggtattcccctacttattctcgtgttttaccgttgcatttggtagatcggaggatgtttaggtgacttagggttaggttagtgatttgaaatttcaatgaaatgcaatgatgttttgtgttagatgatacgtagttcatacgcaattgagtctctgcccgcgatattgacgtgtagaacttgttgaatgcttcgatttaggtatatattcatccaattgtgtggtttacatgacatgtattttttttatatgttcaattaattagtctcatttttgtttcagtgtttgtattttgtagatcgagtgtttacattttatcaaaatgataTATGTAgctagtatggattacgtgtgtaaagtttatttgtgtattaaatttgttgcacttgatttacaggtgagatggcgtcgtttggttctgaatacaaacggcgtaggtggtatgtgcgttatgtgggcgagtccaatgttgctggtcccgtacctcctgctcttccggtaccactttgtagatgtggcgcgcaagcagaggtgaaacaatcaaggcatccaaagacagccggaagagccttttatgtatgcaaatggatttttgatccattgcctgccgcaccttgcgatttctttcagtggatcgatggacccgacaaatatgatcctaggatccgcctattcccatatcatagcacagagcttaaaccataccataagtttaggcgttgggttcctcctccaccaaacccacctatgatgaccgatgaggagaagcaggaggctgcttgtaggcgtgtgagggatcctcccatgtgcaagtgtggtgttcctgctaagcttatgcgtcctaacttaggggatccacctaagtttactccattctttcgatgctccctaaagactcatgtaagtatattacgagaatattagtatgtcgttgGTAGTTGGAGAagcgttttgtagttactttacatctgagtagttcacgtcatgggttttttgcaggatgggtggccgttgtgtgatttcaatgagtatatatacggcccaatggcaatgtggccaacagaggaggaagtgcgggagtttgaaagtgaaaatgcacTGTGGCcgtgtgtgtcctctcctagtgatagatgcaagtgtggtatattggcaacagaaggtgtggtgccttctgaacttggatatggttcgttctgtggaaatgcacatggcgattactgggttagtaaatactcgtctcttatgttttatgaaggttgtaacttggttcaaatttgtaagaataatgaattgttgttgcaggagggaaggacatgtgattgggaagatttttgtggtcgatatgatttgttattaaagttgggaaatacatcggaaccatggaaggtaaggaaagaacaagaaattaaagaaaagattaggaaaaagtatgatgtgcctattcctgacgacgacttgctttggggaaaaatatatcaagatatggtgcatgagactggagtgaaaCCTAATGGAttttatgcaagggaaactattattaagtattggaggcaaaatagatccaagtatccacgacctctaactgaaaatgagaagagagaaaataggaggaagttgcaggaggagagggacttggagaaacaaaggttgatggaggaaagagatcgcttaggttatgtggttgatccgaatgtgaaataccctgagggttcatgggaacaatatttgcaacaaaaagcggcaagaaaaagaaggcttgaaatggaagagttacaacaacaagcggaagaggcacagatggagacgatgaaggctcttgttgccgatttacctgttggtaaggttaatgtcgataagaaaggcaagggagttgttgttgccggagatgttgatgatgatgatgatgacgacgagttactatatgaaggtgactcggactagatgaacgtgttgatgtagctggatcatgtttctctgtagctgtgaaaacaatgtagaacattatgtttatgtttattctgggaactacaattagttgtcaaaaactattttcatttccgaGAGAACTATGTTCAGACGCATCAAAGTTTGCCGTGTCATATAATTCTTGTGGTTTTGGCTTCTTGTGGTCTCGCCCCTTCACTCTATCCTAAGATTATCGTAGTGGTTGATGAGATGAGAAACGAAGTGAGGTCAAGGAAACGTGATTCCAGGTACGCCCGTTCCTCTACATCGTTTGACTATCAAAGTCAGGTCAAATGTAGGCGGCCTATCAAAGTCACTCTGACAGCTTGCTAAGGCTGGAGGTTGAGAANNNNNNNNNNNNNNNNNNNNNNNNNNNNNNNNNNNNNNNNNNNNNNNNNNNNNNNNNNNNNNNNNNNNNNNNNNNNNNNNNNNNNNNNNNNNNNNNNNNNGATGTGTCGTATCAACGAAGTTTGCCGTGTCATATAATTCTTGTGGTTTTGGCTTCTTGTGGTCTCGCCCCTTCCCTCTATCCTAAGATTATCGTAGTGGTTGATGAGATGAGAAACGAAGTGAGGTCAAGGAAACGTGATTCCAGGTACGCCCGTTCCTCTACATCGTTTGACTATCCGGCTGTTAAAATTAGGTCCGCTTGCCtaggccttgccgcgccaggccgcctggcgcggcagggctgtGCTGTCGCGCCAAGCgcaacctactttcagtaggttgcgccgggggccagccttgccgcgccaggccgcctggcgcggcagtgctgtgctgccgcgccaagcgcaacctactttcagtagTTTGCGCCGGGTGGgaggccttgccgcgccaggccacctggcgcggcaggggtgcgctgccgcgccaaatACAACCcaatttcagtaggtttcgccggggGGTGATGGCGGCAAGGGTGCGCGGCGGAGCCAATTCCAGTAGGTTTCGCCGAAACGTATTTTTGTGCTA from Setaria italica strain Yugu1 chromosome II, Setaria_italica_v2.0, whole genome shotgun sequence encodes the following:
- the LOC101783850 gene encoding B3 domain-containing protein Os07g0679700; its protein translation is MAMAAAGAAVVAKRCMNPACGAPATAGGGDWRKGWPLRSGGFALLCDKCGLAYEQFVFCDIFHQKESGWRDCSFCGKRLHCGCVASKNSYDLLDSGGVQCVICMRNLAAQSASGQVVPKLFPCQNNQRIFGKSDELLLGRKFEQSPSLMLDSRNDEIAVVNKSNHPFMVKGIEAGQSSSILRQKEMENGSRQIKWEQPTLSIGDMGRPFLTRSQSALESPQYTRRDDNKDPTTDSTTSESISEACLSMSLGIANNGNKMEATSTVERPILSPTTSIAEGREITTTLSPFQHAQRARHFLTRPPRVGEGAVFDPTKDIFPHLRVARPPAEGRGRNQLLPRYWPRITDQELQQISGDSNSTIVPLFEKVLSASDAGRIGRLVLPKACAEAYFPPISQPEGRPLTIQDARGKEWHFQFRFWPNNNSRMYVLEGVTPCIQSLQLQAGDTVTFSRIEPGGKLVMGFRKATNTVSLPDSQISAIANGSLLSETLFSTANENLGVVSGYPGFLQTIKGAADLHPSSLYDHHMNSADGDVSWLKADKFGSRPDEGSLQFLQKRSRNIGSKSRRFLMDAEDAMELKLTWEEAQEWLRPAPSAKPTIVMIEDYEFEEYDEPPVFAKRSIFTIRATGEQDQWIQCDDCSKWRRLPLTVIVASKWTCTDNSWDPKSCSCSAPEELTPKELQSVLQQYEEMRRRKGSYGLKLNVAEMDASSLDALATAAVFGDVGNQGTASVATTTKHPRHRPGCTCIVCIQPPSGKGPKHNPACTCNVCMTVRRRFKTLMMRKKQRQSEREEAEASKKITWANRDEPEGSNLSRSPQTLDTTRDSSDVTMFDKVADPNKGHIDLNFHPAVRDDHQGQHGAQQPRPVSMMGLLEVATRPLDNYMKQNGLTSLAGEQAGGSSSTATVLPAPVESEERTSNEGRVASVERKREPDAMAVDEAGDNQQDKAADDAPLPPPAAT